In the Ochrobactrum sp. Marseille-Q0166 genome, one interval contains:
- a CDS encoding NAD(P)/FAD-dependent oxidoreductase: protein MSGSDTPHILVVGAGFGGLQLIHDLKGANVRITLIDQRNHHLFQPLLYQVATTILATSEIAWPIRHLFKDRKEVTTLLGTVVGVDAGTRTVKLENGSEVGYDILVLATGARHAYFGNDRWEKVAPGLKALEDATTIRRRLLLAFERAERENDAAKRRALLTFSVVGGGPTGVELAGIIAELAKDTIWPEFRNIDTRQARILLVEAGPRILAAFPEDLSAYAKNALEKIGVEVRLGVPVKEITGDGVTVGDEFIPCKTTIWAAGVAASPAAAWLDAERDRAGRARVLPDLSVPGHENIFVIGDTAWVEGSDGKPVPGIAPAAKQQGAYVAKVIRSRLSGNVAPAPFRYRHQGNLATIGRGAAVVDMGRIKLKGSIAWWVWGIAHIFFLIGTRSRAAVAWSWLWTFISGQHSARLITQGKATEDSK, encoded by the coding sequence ATGAGTGGATCGGATACGCCCCATATCCTTGTCGTCGGTGCCGGCTTTGGCGGCCTGCAATTAATCCATGATTTGAAAGGCGCAAATGTTCGCATTACGCTTATCGATCAGCGCAATCACCACCTGTTTCAACCTCTGCTGTATCAGGTTGCTACGACGATTCTCGCTACGTCAGAAATTGCATGGCCCATTCGTCACCTTTTTAAGGACCGTAAAGAGGTCACGACTTTGCTCGGTACAGTTGTTGGTGTCGATGCAGGCACAAGAACAGTAAAACTCGAAAACGGTAGCGAAGTCGGTTACGACATACTCGTATTGGCTACGGGCGCACGCCACGCTTATTTTGGCAATGACCGCTGGGAAAAAGTGGCTCCGGGTCTCAAGGCGCTGGAGGACGCAACGACAATTCGCCGTCGCCTGCTGCTTGCTTTTGAACGGGCCGAGCGTGAAAACGATGCTGCAAAACGACGAGCACTGCTGACATTCTCAGTGGTTGGCGGGGGACCGACCGGCGTTGAGCTTGCCGGCATCATTGCAGAACTGGCTAAGGATACGATATGGCCAGAGTTTCGCAATATTGATACGCGTCAGGCGCGTATTCTGCTTGTCGAAGCGGGTCCGCGTATTTTGGCGGCCTTCCCAGAAGATCTCTCTGCCTATGCGAAAAATGCTTTGGAGAAAATCGGTGTGGAGGTGCGTCTTGGCGTACCGGTCAAAGAAATCACAGGGGATGGCGTAACTGTCGGTGACGAATTTATTCCGTGCAAAACAACGATTTGGGCTGCAGGTGTAGCCGCCTCACCCGCAGCAGCATGGCTCGACGCGGAACGTGATCGCGCGGGTCGTGCACGCGTTTTACCGGACCTGAGTGTGCCCGGACACGAAAACATTTTCGTAATCGGAGATACAGCATGGGTCGAAGGTTCAGATGGCAAACCTGTTCCCGGTATCGCTCCAGCCGCCAAACAGCAGGGCGCTTATGTTGCAAAGGTCATTCGTAGCCGCTTATCAGGCAATGTGGCACCTGCCCCATTCCGATATCGACATCAGGGCAATCTCGCAACAATTGGCCGTGGAGCAGCTGTGGTTGATATGGGCAGGATCAAGCTCAAAGGTTCTATTGCATGGTGGGTTTGGGGCATAGCCCATATCTTTTTCCTGATTGGTACACGTAGTCGTGCAGCTGTTGCCTGGAGTTGGCTTTGGACATTTATATCAGGGCAGCACAGTGCACGTCTAATAACGCAGGGTAAGGCAACAGAAGACAGTAAGTAA
- a CDS encoding proteasome-type protease has protein sequence MTYCVGMKIDRGLVFMSDTRTNAGLDNISKFSKMRTWTKPGDRVIVLLSAGNLATTQAVSSLLDERMKAPEERHPSLFDAPSMFQVARLIGDTVKEVIKNSATGGQNADAFGASFILGGQIEGGQPRLFYIYPEGNFIESSEDTPFFQIGENKYGKPILVRAYRPDMSFEDAVKLLLVSFDSTLKANLSVGLPLDMQLYETDSLKLGEHRRFEASDPYYQTVSESWSEALKAALEQLPPFSFEK, from the coding sequence ATGACTTATTGCGTTGGAATGAAAATTGATCGTGGCCTCGTGTTCATGTCGGATACGCGGACGAATGCCGGTCTCGATAATATTTCTAAATTCTCGAAAATGCGGACATGGACAAAACCTGGTGATCGGGTGATTGTTCTCCTATCGGCTGGAAATCTTGCAACCACACAGGCGGTTTCAAGCTTGCTCGATGAACGCATGAAAGCGCCGGAGGAGCGTCATCCGTCATTGTTTGATGCGCCGTCGATGTTTCAGGTCGCCCGCCTGATTGGTGATACGGTTAAGGAAGTCATCAAGAATTCTGCAACAGGTGGCCAGAACGCCGATGCATTTGGAGCATCCTTTATTCTCGGTGGCCAGATCGAAGGCGGACAACCGCGATTATTTTATATTTATCCTGAGGGTAATTTTATCGAAAGCTCTGAGGATACACCATTCTTCCAGATTGGTGAAAACAAGTATGGCAAACCAATACTGGTGCGTGCCTATCGGCCAGATATGAGCTTTGAGGACGCAGTAAAGCTGCTTCTGGTATCGTTTGACTCAACGTTGAAAGCTAATCTCTCCGTCGGGTTGCCGCTCGACATGCAGCTCTATGAGACGGACAGCCTCAAATTGGGTGAGCATCGCCGCTTTGAAGCCAGTGATCCTTATTATCAGACGGTGTCGGAAAGCTGGTCTGAAGCCTTGAAGGCTGCATTAGAGCAGCTTCCGCCATTTAGCTTCGAGAAATAG
- the mog gene encoding molybdopterin adenylyltransferase — translation MKIGVVTISDRASRGEYEDLSGPAIENWLKNAIVTPYEIISRVIPDGMESVRDTLINLADNDACDLILTTGGTGPGPRDETPEAMKAVLHKELPGFGEQMRRASLEQTPTAILSRQTAGSRGKTFIINLPGKPVSIAMTLQAIFPAVPYCLDLIGAGRIETDPSVVKTHRPS, via the coding sequence GTGAAAATCGGCGTCGTTACAATTTCTGACCGTGCAAGTCGCGGTGAATATGAAGATTTGAGCGGACCAGCTATCGAAAACTGGTTGAAAAACGCAATAGTAACGCCATACGAAATCATCAGTCGCGTGATACCTGATGGTATGGAGTCTGTCCGCGATACTCTTATTAATCTTGCTGACAACGATGCTTGCGATCTTATCCTGACGACCGGCGGCACTGGCCCTGGCCCGCGAGACGAAACGCCGGAGGCAATGAAGGCTGTTCTTCACAAAGAGCTGCCGGGGTTCGGCGAACAAATGCGTCGTGCAAGTCTCGAACAGACGCCGACTGCAATTTTGTCCCGTCAGACAGCTGGCAGTCGCGGCAAGACTTTTATCATCAACCTCCCAGGAAAGCCCGTTTCGATTGCAATGACCTTGCAAGCGATCTTCCCCGCTGTGCCCTATTGCCTTGATCTTATTGGTGCGGGCCGGATCGAAACCGACCCATCGGTCGTCAAAACACATCGCCCCAGTTGA
- the metA gene encoding homoserine O-succinyltransferase: MPIKIPDDLPATSVLEAEGVMVMREADAIRQDIRPLKIGLLNLMPNKVTTETQIARLLGATPLQLELTLVRITNHVARHTPQDHMLSFYRPWEEVSEERFDGFVITGAPVERMPFEDVTYWDEMQRIFNWTQTHVHRSFNICWAAQAAVHHFHGMAKYDLEQKAYGVFSQRNLAPSSPYLRGFSDDFAIPVSRWTEVRSNDIPENSDLKVLVDSPESGLCLLEDPQHRALHMFNHVEYDTTSLADEYFRDIQLQPDMPVPANYFPNNDASQKPQNCWRGHAHLLFGNWINEMYQSTPYDMNDIGRREHR; the protein is encoded by the coding sequence ATGCCTATTAAAATTCCTGACGATCTGCCTGCAACCAGTGTTCTCGAAGCTGAGGGCGTCATGGTTATGCGCGAAGCAGACGCCATTCGCCAGGATATAAGGCCGCTAAAGATTGGTCTTCTCAACCTGATGCCCAACAAAGTGACGACAGAGACGCAGATTGCGCGGCTGCTTGGTGCAACACCGCTTCAGCTTGAACTGACGCTTGTACGCATTACCAATCACGTCGCCCGTCATACACCTCAGGATCATATGCTCTCCTTTTACCGCCCGTGGGAAGAAGTGAGCGAAGAACGTTTCGACGGCTTTGTCATTACCGGCGCTCCAGTTGAACGCATGCCATTCGAAGACGTGACCTATTGGGATGAAATGCAGCGCATCTTCAATTGGACGCAAACGCACGTCCATCGTTCTTTCAATATCTGCTGGGCAGCGCAGGCGGCTGTTCATCATTTCCATGGAATGGCGAAATATGATCTGGAACAGAAGGCATATGGTGTGTTCAGCCAGCGCAATCTTGCGCCTTCGTCACCTTATTTACGCGGCTTTTCTGATGATTTCGCCATCCCGGTATCGCGCTGGACCGAAGTGCGCTCCAATGACATTCCTGAGAACAGCGATCTGAAAGTGTTGGTTGATAGCCCGGAAAGCGGTCTTTGCCTGCTGGAAGATCCTCAACATCGTGCTCTTCATATGTTCAACCATGTTGAATATGACACCACGTCTCTTGCAGATGAATATTTTCGGGATATCCAGTTGCAGCCTGACATGCCGGTTCCCGCGAATTATTTTCCAAATAATGATGCAAGTCAGAAGCCGCAAAATTGTTGGAGAGGTCATGCTCATCTCCTGTTCGGCAACTGGATCAATGAAATGTACCAGTCAACACCTTACGACATGAATGACATCGGACGAAGAGAGCATCGCTAA
- a CDS encoding ABC transporter substrate-binding protein — MKLTAPKRLMRSTIPAALVFALCLSASPQAVKAATPADTLVIAMSIDDIISLDPAEIFEITTSEMLTSTYERLVTTDTKDPTKIIPQIAESWTFSDDGKSITFKIRDGLKFASGNPITAHDAAYSIQRAIKLDKSPAFILSQFGITADNVEQNAVAVDDKTFVFTTGKPFAPSFVMNCLTSSVASIVDSKLVKEHEQKTEKTDTYPFETDFGYEWLKNNYAGSGPFALKQWRANEVLLLERNDNYTDATPAMKRIIYRHVKEGMSQRLLLEAGDIDIARNLEPGDIEQLAKDSKFNVINAPKGRVYYLSMNQNVPDLAKPEVRQALKYLIDYDTIEGTLIKGIGRKHQSFLPVGMFGAIDDNPFSYNVEKAKELLEKAGLKDGISVTLNVRNTQPYVGIAENIQQTMAKAGVNVEILQGDGKLTTTTVRARKHQLALGIWGPDYWDPHTNAVTFTNNPNNGDEVNLRTTAWQASWDIPELTAETMAAAEERDTAKREAMYHDIQKKFQDTSPIAVIYQQIETAVTGANVHNFDMVADANYVATVTKD, encoded by the coding sequence ATGAAGTTAACCGCTCCAAAGCGCCTGATGCGCTCAACTATTCCAGCCGCACTCGTATTCGCCCTGTGCCTTTCCGCATCACCGCAAGCGGTCAAAGCTGCAACACCGGCTGATACGCTGGTGATCGCCATGAGCATTGATGACATTATTTCGCTTGATCCAGCCGAAATCTTTGAAATCACCACGTCGGAAATGCTGACCAGCACTTACGAGCGCCTGGTTACCACAGACACAAAAGATCCCACGAAGATCATTCCACAGATTGCTGAAAGCTGGACTTTTTCGGACGATGGCAAGTCCATCACCTTCAAAATCCGCGATGGCTTGAAGTTTGCATCGGGCAATCCCATCACAGCACACGACGCTGCTTATTCGATACAGCGCGCGATCAAGCTCGATAAAAGCCCGGCTTTTATCCTGAGCCAGTTTGGTATTACGGCTGATAATGTTGAGCAAAATGCCGTCGCAGTAGATGATAAGACTTTTGTTTTCACAACCGGTAAGCCGTTTGCGCCCAGCTTCGTGATGAACTGCCTGACATCAAGTGTTGCATCGATTGTTGACAGCAAGTTGGTCAAGGAACACGAACAGAAGACGGAGAAAACCGACACCTACCCATTTGAGACAGACTTCGGCTATGAGTGGCTGAAGAACAACTATGCTGGGTCAGGTCCGTTTGCACTCAAACAGTGGCGCGCCAATGAAGTGCTGCTGCTTGAACGAAATGACAACTACACAGATGCCACACCGGCAATGAAGCGCATCATCTATCGCCATGTCAAAGAAGGCATGTCGCAGCGCCTTTTGCTTGAGGCCGGCGACATTGACATTGCGCGCAATCTTGAACCTGGAGACATTGAGCAGCTCGCAAAAGACAGCAAATTTAATGTGATCAACGCTCCAAAAGGCCGTGTTTATTATCTGTCGATGAACCAGAACGTTCCCGATTTGGCCAAGCCTGAAGTGCGCCAGGCGCTAAAATATCTCATCGACTACGATACAATTGAAGGCACGCTTATCAAGGGAATTGGCCGTAAGCATCAGTCATTCCTGCCTGTCGGCATGTTTGGCGCGATTGATGACAATCCTTTCAGCTATAATGTTGAAAAAGCAAAGGAACTACTTGAAAAAGCTGGCTTAAAAGATGGTATCAGCGTCACGCTGAACGTCCGAAACACTCAGCCTTATGTCGGTATTGCAGAAAACATTCAGCAGACTATGGCCAAAGCTGGCGTCAATGTCGAAATTTTGCAGGGCGATGGCAAACTCACGACAACAACAGTCCGTGCACGTAAACACCAGCTTGCGCTTGGCATCTGGGGACCGGATTATTGGGATCCTCATACCAATGCCGTCACATTCACCAACAATCCGAACAATGGTGATGAAGTTAATCTTCGTACCACTGCATGGCAGGCTTCATGGGACATTCCTGAGCTGACAGCAGAAACCATGGCTGCAGCCGAAGAGCGCGATACGGCAAAGCGTGAAGCAATGTATCATGATATTCAGAAGAAATTTCAGGATACAAGCCCGATTGCTGTCATTTATCAGCAGATCGAAACGGCGGTAACGGGCGCGAATGTGCACAACTTCGACATGGTTGCAGATGCCAATTATGTTGCCACGGTCACAAAAGACTAA
- a CDS encoding GH25 family lysozyme: MRFSIVTAIALACTALAGCTSSSGIDNLMPQPSSDLTGSVVRPSEPVTDVARAPQSLPPQPQQEVLAWAGPVPDAGPFKATPPAPMAHPAEQRTITPVSIPKPEVAAYPPVRLSPQERFRVYGQRFRDAKPINFGKASPRHHAVHGVDVSRWQGNIDWVTLRKNGANFAYIKATDGGDHLDPMFKKNWREAKAAGLKRGAYHFFYWCRVASQQADWFIRNVPNDPDALPPVIDVEWNGDSSCKRRPSPAQVREKMQVFMDALERHYGKRPVIYTAPDFYEDNLQGAFKDYPFWLRAVAQHPSKVYPGRRWLFWQYSGSGLSQGVNGKIDLNVFHGNEDQWQQWLQRFAS, encoded by the coding sequence ATGCGTTTTTCGATTGTGACAGCGATTGCTTTAGCCTGCACTGCTCTTGCAGGGTGCACATCGAGTTCCGGTATAGACAATCTTATGCCGCAACCGTCGTCCGACCTGACTGGCTCCGTTGTCAGGCCGTCGGAACCTGTAACAGACGTCGCCAGAGCGCCGCAATCTCTCCCCCCACAACCGCAACAGGAAGTTTTGGCATGGGCTGGACCTGTACCCGATGCCGGGCCGTTCAAAGCGACACCTCCCGCTCCGATGGCTCACCCTGCTGAACAAAGGACTATTACACCTGTTTCAATTCCAAAACCGGAGGTAGCTGCCTATCCGCCCGTTCGGTTATCACCCCAAGAGCGTTTTCGCGTTTATGGTCAACGGTTTCGCGATGCAAAGCCAATCAACTTCGGAAAAGCTTCTCCGCGTCATCACGCTGTGCATGGTGTCGACGTTTCGCGTTGGCAAGGAAACATCGATTGGGTGACTTTGCGCAAGAACGGCGCAAACTTCGCGTATATCAAAGCGACCGATGGTGGTGATCATCTCGACCCGATGTTCAAGAAAAACTGGCGAGAAGCAAAGGCAGCAGGTCTCAAGCGTGGTGCATATCACTTTTTCTACTGGTGCCGTGTCGCCAGTCAGCAGGCAGATTGGTTCATTCGCAATGTTCCAAACGATCCTGATGCGCTACCCCCGGTTATCGATGTGGAATGGAATGGAGACTCTTCTTGCAAGCGTCGTCCGTCACCTGCACAGGTTCGTGAAAAAATGCAGGTCTTCATGGATGCCCTTGAGCGCCACTATGGCAAGCGTCCGGTGATTTACACCGCACCAGACTTTTACGAAGATAATCTCCAAGGCGCCTTTAAAGATTATCCATTTTGGTTGCGCGCAGTCGCACAGCACCCATCAAAGGTCTATCCGGGTCGCCGCTGGTTGTTCTGGCAGTATTCAGGCTCAGGGCTATCTCAGGGCGTGAACGGTAAAATCGACCTGAATGTATTCCACGGCAATGAAGATCAATGGCAACAGTGGCTTCAAAGGTTTGCAAGCTAG
- a CDS encoding circularly permuted type 2 ATP-grasp protein produces the protein MKPFDEMLNNGGSVRQPYEFLKQWLDEQDQHKLLQKTVDAESVFRKTGITFAVYGDEDAAERLIPFDIIPRIISGQEWRRLSQGIEQRVMALNAFLDDIYHRQEIVRAGRIPKELITNNEAFLPEMIGFRPPGNVYTHIIGVDIVRTAENQFYVLEDNARTPSGVSYMLENRETMMQLFPELFQNVKVRPVENYPQLLRQSLASVAPPGTQGVPTVAVLTPGIYNSAYFEHAFLADQMGVELVEGSDLRVVDGRVAMRTTKGYRNIDVLYRRVDDDFLDPLTFRPESTLGVAGIMDVYRAGNITIANAPGTGIADDKAIYSYMPEIVEFYTGRKAILENVPTWRCSEPDSLAYVLDNLADLVVKEVHGSGGYGMLVGPAATKAERDAFAEKLKARPRNYIAQPTLALSTTPIFTESGLAPRHVDLRPFVLVSDRIRITPGGLTRVALKEGSLVVNSSQGGGTKDTWVLDD, from the coding sequence GTGAAGCCATTTGATGAGATGCTTAATAACGGTGGAAGCGTCCGCCAACCATATGAATTTCTCAAGCAGTGGCTGGATGAGCAGGATCAGCACAAACTCTTGCAAAAGACAGTAGATGCTGAGAGCGTTTTCCGCAAAACCGGCATCACTTTCGCAGTCTATGGTGATGAAGACGCTGCAGAACGCCTAATTCCGTTCGATATTATTCCACGTATCATATCTGGTCAGGAATGGCGGCGGCTTTCGCAGGGAATTGAACAACGCGTGATGGCGCTCAATGCTTTTCTGGATGATATTTATCACCGTCAGGAAATCGTCAGGGCAGGTCGTATTCCAAAAGAGCTGATCACCAACAATGAGGCATTCTTGCCTGAAATGATTGGTTTCCGCCCACCCGGCAATGTTTATACGCACATTATCGGGGTCGATATTGTGCGCACCGCTGAAAATCAGTTTTATGTGCTTGAAGACAATGCCCGCACGCCGTCCGGTGTTTCCTATATGTTGGAAAACCGCGAAACAATGATGCAGCTTTTTCCAGAGCTGTTTCAAAATGTTAAAGTGCGCCCGGTGGAAAACTATCCACAATTGCTGCGTCAGTCGTTGGCAAGTGTTGCGCCACCCGGAACGCAAGGCGTGCCAACAGTCGCTGTTCTTACGCCGGGTATTTATAATTCTGCCTATTTTGAACACGCGTTTTTGGCTGATCAGATGGGCGTCGAATTGGTGGAAGGCAGTGATCTCCGCGTCGTGGACGGTCGTGTTGCGATGCGAACCACCAAAGGATATCGTAACATTGACGTGCTTTATCGTCGTGTTGATGATGATTTTCTCGACCCTCTGACATTCAGGCCGGAGTCAACGCTGGGCGTTGCAGGTATTATGGATGTCTATCGCGCAGGAAACATAACCATCGCCAATGCGCCTGGAACTGGTATCGCTGACGACAAGGCAATCTATTCCTATATGCCAGAGATTGTTGAATTTTATACTGGTCGCAAAGCCATTCTTGAAAATGTGCCCACGTGGCGTTGTTCAGAGCCGGACAGCCTTGCCTATGTGCTTGATAATCTCGCCGATCTTGTGGTGAAAGAAGTGCATGGATCGGGAGGCTACGGAATGCTGGTGGGGCCTGCCGCGACCAAGGCCGAACGCGATGCATTTGCGGAAAAGCTGAAAGCGCGCCCGCGTAACTATATTGCACAGCCGACACTGGCGCTTTCGACAACACCGATTTTTACCGAAAGTGGCCTTGCACCGCGCCACGTTGATCTCAGGCCTTTTGTTTTGGTTTCAGATCGTATCCGGATCACCCCCGGAGGGTTGACGCGAGTGGCCCTGAAAGAAGGATCGCTTGTTGTAAACTCCAGTCAGGGTGGTGGAACGAAAGACACCTGGGTGCTCGACGATTAA
- a CDS encoding transglutaminase family protein codes for MLLNIRHVSHYRYENPVPYAVQRLRLRPPTLPGQLVKHWELKIEGGEPEVSYIDGFGNKTDLVQHARNVTEIIITASGSVDVEDRVGVLGPVYGYAPLWLFERETQLTLPGEHIHALTGDLQPGMDRLALMHELMNKVHAAVEYVPGTTSVATDAESALEAGKGVCQDHSHIFLSAARSLKIPARYVSGYLLMEGTDEQTASHAWAEAHVEGLGWVGFDAANNVCPNDRYVRLATGLDYRDAAPISGVRLGGAVESLAVHINVGQ; via the coding sequence TTGCTGCTCAATATTCGCCACGTTTCCCATTACCGTTATGAAAATCCGGTTCCTTACGCGGTACAGCGTCTGCGCCTTCGTCCGCCTACGCTTCCCGGTCAACTGGTTAAGCATTGGGAATTGAAAATCGAAGGTGGGGAGCCGGAAGTCTCTTATATAGATGGCTTCGGTAACAAAACTGATCTGGTCCAGCATGCGCGCAATGTTACCGAGATCATAATTACAGCCAGTGGCAGCGTCGATGTGGAAGACCGCGTTGGTGTCCTCGGACCAGTCTATGGATATGCCCCTTTGTGGCTGTTTGAACGCGAGACACAGCTAACCTTGCCCGGTGAACATATTCATGCGCTGACGGGTGATTTACAGCCGGGGATGGACCGGTTGGCGTTAATGCATGAATTGATGAATAAAGTTCACGCAGCTGTTGAGTATGTGCCCGGTACCACGAGCGTTGCCACTGATGCTGAAAGTGCATTGGAGGCAGGGAAAGGTGTTTGTCAGGATCACAGCCACATTTTCCTCTCTGCTGCGCGGTCGTTGAAAATTCCTGCTCGTTATGTATCTGGTTATTTGCTGATGGAAGGCACGGATGAGCAGACTGCAAGTCATGCATGGGCGGAGGCGCATGTCGAGGGCTTGGGTTGGGTCGGTTTTGATGCGGCAAACAATGTCTGCCCTAATGATCGCTATGTGAGGCTCGCGACGGGATTGGATTATCGCGATGCGGCACCGATTTCGGGGGTAAGGCTTGGAGGAGCCGTTGAAAGTCTTGCGGTCCACATCAATGTAGGGCAGTGA
- a CDS encoding nitroreductase family protein gives MSNSYIDALKKRRTQYALGKNLPISKDAVAELIREAVKHSPSSFNSQSSRAVILFGAESDKLWNIAKEELRKIVPADAFEQTEAKLDSFAAGAGTVLFFEDQDVVKSLQEQFALYADNFPVWSEQAGGMAQLSVWSALANENIGASLQHYNPLIDAEVAKTWGVPSSWKLRAQMPFGSNEQPFGEKSFMDDAERFKVFG, from the coding sequence ATGAGCAATAGCTATATTGACGCCCTTAAAAAGCGCCGCACGCAATACGCACTTGGTAAGAATCTCCCAATCTCCAAGGATGCCGTTGCAGAACTGATCCGTGAAGCAGTAAAGCATTCCCCATCTTCCTTCAACTCGCAGAGCTCGCGCGCTGTGATCCTATTTGGCGCTGAAAGCGATAAGCTTTGGAACATTGCCAAGGAAGAACTTCGTAAAATCGTCCCTGCTGATGCCTTTGAACAGACTGAAGCCAAGCTTGACAGCTTTGCTGCCGGCGCCGGTACTGTTCTGTTCTTTGAAGATCAGGACGTTGTTAAGAGTCTTCAGGAACAGTTTGCACTGTATGCCGATAACTTCCCTGTCTGGTCTGAACAGGCTGGCGGTATGGCACAGCTTTCTGTCTGGTCAGCTCTGGCGAACGAAAACATTGGGGCAAGCCTTCAGCACTATAATCCTCTGATCGACGCAGAAGTCGCCAAGACTTGGGGTGTGCCATCTTCTTGGAAGCTGCGCGCTCAAATGCCATTCGGCTCGAATGAACAGCCATTTGGCGAAAAGAGTTTCATGGACGACGCCGAGCGCTTCAAAGTCTTCGGATAA
- a CDS encoding alpha-E domain-containing protein has translation MLLGRTANGLYWMFRYIERAENMARLVDAGLRMALTKTSDAPEEWSSVVVSAGASQSFSAKYQAYNAANVADFLLRDMDNPSSVMACMETARSNGRMVRTALTREAWESINEAWMVLKKSLCKPLKEADLPPLLDQIKRETALIRGAFHGTMLRNEIFDFAGLGTFIERADNTARILDVKYYVLLPAVSYVGTTLDNYQWESILRSVSAHRSYRWVYDGDYRPAHVADYLILNGRMPRSLNHCYQSINGHLSFLAKDYGDSDVCHETADRIYATLQNQDISAIFDIGLHEFLTEFIARNNRLGNEIAETYNFY, from the coding sequence ATGCTTCTAGGCCGCACGGCAAACGGACTTTACTGGATGTTTCGCTATATCGAGCGCGCAGAAAACATGGCGCGTCTGGTTGATGCGGGACTGCGTATGGCGCTTACAAAAACATCGGATGCACCGGAAGAGTGGTCTTCTGTCGTTGTGTCGGCTGGCGCGAGCCAGTCATTCTCGGCGAAATATCAGGCTTATAATGCAGCAAACGTAGCTGACTTTCTTCTGCGCGATATGGATAATCCATCCAGTGTCATGGCTTGTATGGAAACAGCGCGTTCAAACGGGCGTATGGTGCGCACAGCACTCACCCGAGAGGCATGGGAAAGTATCAACGAAGCATGGATGGTTCTCAAGAAGTCATTGTGCAAGCCTTTGAAAGAGGCCGATCTGCCGCCACTGCTTGATCAGATCAAGCGCGAAACCGCTTTGATACGGGGTGCGTTTCACGGAACGATGCTGCGCAATGAGATTTTCGATTTTGCCGGTCTAGGCACATTTATTGAACGTGCTGATAACACTGCACGTATCCTTGATGTGAAATATTATGTTCTGCTCCCTGCTGTTTCCTATGTCGGAACCACGCTCGACAACTATCAATGGGAGTCAATTCTCCGTTCAGTTTCCGCGCATAGATCCTATCGATGGGTCTATGACGGAGACTATCGACCGGCACATGTTGCAGATTATCTTATTCTGAACGGGCGGATGCCGCGCTCACTCAATCATTGCTACCAGAGCATCAATGGGCATCTAAGCTTCCTTGCCAAAGATTATGGCGATAGCGATGTGTGCCATGAGACGGCTGACAGAATTTATGCGACGCTGCAAAATCAGGACATCAGTGCCATTTTCGATATCGGCCTGCATGAGTTTCTGACAGAGTTCATTGCGCGGAACAACCGGCTCGGCAACGAGATTGCGGAAACCTATAATTTTTATTGA